Proteins co-encoded in one Aspergillus luchuensis IFO 4308 DNA, chromosome 6, nearly complete sequence genomic window:
- a CDS encoding uncharacterized protein (COG:G;~EggNog:ENOG410PKQP;~InterPro:IPR035396,IPR008928,IPR035398,IPR012341;~PFAM:PF17390,PF17389;~go_process: GO:0005975 - carbohydrate metabolic process [Evidence IEA]), translating to MVESFFIQGGLRWQNLKLLTDGSVRICEAGIKSGNDRTPVNKLPGFFESSNSLYNEIWALGPRTVQQACIAADTAPSTWEVTEEGVFLRGQQPAQSVEGASFGNYTMTFQTKIIRGGTGWKVAAGVGGFGPYFVLTSEYPAGSTFVNTNRTIVPANTLAVSYGWNLVNQTSLTTGKVNHYTLPFNIKEGEWYEISTSINATGYTVTINGTETFVALDGLQIVSGSTGSSGSLTGGTWGFGPYQDQIALVKDVEVHAQNGTQLYQNSMTLSSVLEEYGVMANKHSVCLDGAKRDRLVWNGDFVHTYRVIQSSTYRSDFIKETLEYWIDRQAPDSSQYAGYLSMSPAMGQSAKYVDTYASFGLLDYQLFLLNVFAGHYRNSGDKAFVAKHWTKIKKGVAAILPLIDGQSGLAVATDVGGFFSGPDNGTAVSGLLAHTLDQMADVASAMNETDVATMWSHSATLIKAAISQRLWNPRLEYYATDLSNLTEQSITGTAWAILAGVSNATQAETSLAALSSLRLGIGYKTSSSVANASTTNLAPFLTGFLLESILQESRNSPNSSQARSTAISVLLDQLWAAMVNQDEYYTGTTWEYLYPDGRPGLDLYTSHAHPWAAAPTYVLSEYVLGVQATAAGFSEWEFRPAMLDVNVSWARGRVPTPHGAIQASWRINGTSVQLSVCGPSGTEGTVRVPLNIKSYSVNGEQQIDSKDGLEVHVSDGSCTDIHAVRS from the coding sequence ATGGTGGAATCATTCTTCATTCAAGGTGGCCTTCGCTGGCAGAACCTCAAGCTCCTCACAGATGGCAGTGTTCGCATATGCGAAGCTGGTATCAAATCTGGAAATGACCGCACTCCGGTAAACAAACTGCCAGGGTTCTTCGAGAGCTCAAACAGTCTGTATAATGAAATATGGGCCTTGGGGCCACGCACAGTCCAGCAAGCATGCATTGCTGCAGATACCGCACCATCAACATGGGAAGTCACTGAAGAAGGGGTGTTTCTTCGTGGACAGCAACCTGCTCAATCAGTGGAAGGAGCGTCCTTTGGAAACTACACCATGACGTTCCAGACCAAGATTATCCGTGGAGGAACAGGCTGGAAGGTCGCCGCTGGTGTGGGCGGATTTGGTCCTTATTTTGTTCTTACCAGCGAATACCCTGCTGGGTCGACATTTGTCAATACCAATCGAACGATCGTCCCTGCAAACACACTAGCTGTCAGTTACGGGTGGAACCTGGTGAATCAGACCTCTCTCACCACCGGAAAAGTGAACCATTATACCTTACCTTTCAACATTAAGGAGGGAGAATGGTATGAGATCTCGACTTCTATCAATGCGACCGGATACACTGTTACCATCAATGGAACCGAGACATTTGTGGCACTGGATGGCCTGCAAATCGTATCTGGTAGTACTGGCTCCTCTGGCAGTCTGACAGGCGGTACCTGGGGGTTTGGGCCATACCAGGATCAAATCGCTCTTGTCAAGGATGTTGAGGTCCATGCACAGAATGGTACCCAGCTGTACCAGAATTCAATGACGCTCAGCTCTGTCCTCGAGGAATATGGGGTGATGGCCAATAAGCACTCCGTCTGTCTAGATGGCGCGAAAAGGGACCGTCTTGTCTGGAATGGTGATTTTGTACACACTTATCGCGTCATCCAGTCCAGCACCTATCGCTCcgattttataaaagaaaccCTTGAATACTGGATTGATCGTCAGGCACCAGACTCGTCGCAGTACGCTGGCTACCTCAGCATGTCGCCTGCCATGGGCCAGTCGGCGAAATATGTTGACACATATGCTTCTTTCGGACTTCTTGATTACCagcttttccttctcaacGTATTTGCTGGTCACTACAGAAACTCTGGCGACAAAGCGTTTGTGGCCAAGCATTGGAcaaagatcaagaagggcgTGGCAGCTATCCTGCCATTGATCGATGGTCAATCTGGACTGGCCGTCGCCACCGACGTCGGGGGATTTTTCTCGGGACCCGACAATGGCACTGCAGTGTCGGGGCTACTTGCCCACACACTCGACCAGATGGCCGATGTAGCGTCCGCGATGAATGAGACAGATGTCGCGACAATGTGGAGTCATTCCGCGACTTTAATCAAAGCTGCGATCAGCCAACGGCTCTGGAATCCTCGCTTGGAATACTATGCGACTGACCTGAGCAACCTGACCGAGCAGTCTATAACCGGCACTGCCTGGGCTATTCTTGCGGGTGTCTCCAATGCCACGCAAGCAGAAACCTCCCTCGCGGCATTATCCTCTCTTCGGCTTGGAATCGGCTACAAAACGTCGAGCTCCGTTGCCAACGCATCAACAACTAATCTTGCGCCTTTTCTCACCGGTTTCCTCTTGGAATCAATTTTGCAGGAGAGTCGCAATAGCCCCAACTCAAGCCAGGCCAGATCTACCGCTATCAGTGTGCTCCTTGATCAACTTTGGGCTGCGATGGTCAACCAGGATGAATACTATACTGGTACAACTTGGGAATACCTTTACCCTGATGGCCGACCCGGGCTTGACCTCTACACGTCGCATGCACACCCCTGGGCAGCTGCGCCGACGTACGTTCTCTCGGAATATGTGCTTGGTGTTCAGGCAACTGCGGCTGGATTTTCCGAGTGGGAATTCCGTCCCGCGATGTTGGATGTGAATGTTTCATGGGCACGGGGAAGAGTGCCCACTCCTCATGGGGCGATCCAGGCTAGTTGGCGGATAAATGGGACAAGCGTACAGCTGAGCGTGTGTGGCCCTAGTGGTACAGAGGGTACCGTCAGGGTGCCATTAAATATCAAGTCGTATTCAGTAAATGGAGAACAACAGATCGATAGCAAGGACGGCTTGGAGGTCCATGTGTCTGACGGGTCATGTACTGATATCCATGCCGTCAGAAGTTGA
- a CDS encoding uncharacterized protein (COG:G;~EggNog:ENOG410PFDQ;~InterPro:IPR011701,IPR036259;~PFAM:PF07690;~TransMembrane:9 (o6-25i32-49o55-74i95-113o133-152i248-267o273-295i307-327o333-354i);~go_function: GO:0022857 - transmembrane transporter activity [Evidence IEA];~go_process: GO:0055085 - transmembrane transport [Evidence IEA]) has translation MSSGLSAAYFGAYFLCPLTVSGWILRRFGFRVTFMTGLCVMTIGCLLFWPSGVKASFGGFCGSMFVVGAGLSTLETGADNFLAICGPPRYSEIRLNLAQGIQGVGTFVAPLLASRVFFANTVDTQQGLKNVQWVYLGVACFVALLVPLFYIAPMPEVTDADMGLQERDISETDVGPFRKQYNLFLGVWSEFCYTGAQVAVANYFINFAEEAGYSAAKSSDLLAVGQGLYTFMRFVSSGLITVGVKPRYILATYLGLCFIFGVAATTTSGPTSVAMLILVLCFESACFATIFTLALRGLGQHTKRGGSMLVAAISGGAAIPPMTGAVATHTGNFHKAMAIPTAFYVLAWIFPIYANTVSRKLLDGHRTTDVNVSGEKKVVDGHDGVEVELQTEDGKGGTERVENVGAA, from the exons ATGTCATCGGGTTTATCTGCTGCGTACTTTGGGGCATACTTTCTCTGTCCCTTAACGGTCTCGGGATGGATTCTCCGCCGATTCGGTTTTCGCGTAACCTTCATGACTGG CTTATGCGTAATGACAATCGGCtgcctcctcttctggcCCAGCGGCGTCAAGGCTTCCTTCGGAGGTTTCTGCGGCAGCATGTTCGTCGTCGGCGCTGGCCTCTCGACCCTCGAAACCGGAGCCGACAATTTCCTTGCTATCTGTGGCCCCCCTCGATACTCCGAGATTCGACTGAACCTAGCACAGGGTATCCAAGGCGTGGGAACATTCGTGGCGCCGCTTCTCGCCTCACgcgtcttcttcgccaacaCCGTCGATACACAACAGGGACTGAAGAACGTGCAATGGGTGTACCTGGGTGTCGCATGCTTCGTGGCCCTGCTTGTACCACTCTTCTACATCGCGCCCATGCCGGAGGTTACTGATGCGGATATGGGTCTGCAGGAGCGGGATATATCCGAGACGGATGTTGGGCCGTTCAGGAAACAGTACAATTTGTTCCTTGGCGTGTGGAGTGAGTTCTGCTATACCGGGGCGCAAGTGGCTGTTGCGAATTACTTCATCAATTTCGCCGAGGAGGCGGGGTATAGTGCTGCCAAGTCAT CCGACCTCCTCGCCGTCGGTCAGGGCCTATACACCTTCATGCGCTTCGTTTCCAGCGGCCTCATCACCGTCGGGGTAAAACCCCGCTACATCCTCGCCACATACCTAGGACTGTGCTTCATATTCGGCGTCGCCGCAACCACCACATCTGGTCCTACCAGCGTGGCTATGTTGATTCTCGTGCTTTGTTTTGAAAGT GCCTGCTTCGCCACAATCTTCACCCTCGCCCTGCGCGGTCTAGGCCAACACACCAAGCGCGGCGGCAGTATGCTAGTAGCCGCTATCTCTGGTGGTGCTGCCATTCCGCCCATGACTGGAGCTGTGGCCACCCATACGGGCAACTTTCACAAGGCCATGGCGATCCCGACGGCCTTCTATGTCCTCGCGTGGATATTCCCGATCTATGCGAATACGGTGAGTCGGAAGCTGTTGGATGGACATCGGACAACGGATGTGAATGTttcgggggagaagaaggtggttgatgggcatgatggggtggaggtggagttgCAGACGGAGGACGGAAAGGGTGGGacggagagggtggagaaTGTCGGTGCTGCGTAG
- a CDS encoding uncharacterized protein (COG:H;~EggNog:ENOG410QDKJ;~InterPro:IPR005814,IPR015424,IPR015421,IPR015422;~PFAM:PF00202;~go_function: GO:0003824 - catalytic activity [Evidence IEA];~go_function: GO:0008483 - transaminase activity [Evidence IEA];~go_function: GO:0030170 - pyridoxal phosphate binding [Evidence IEA]), whose product MAYQSDESLATILNNSLSHHIEIFRARNLKSGAAIQSAENSIPNGTSRGVLFHIPHPLVFRGGHGCYLTSLDGDEYVDFVSEYTAGMFGHSHPAIIEAMQTVTQQGFTLGAVTSKEGELAQLLISRFPSIDAIRFCNSGTEANMFALGVAVAFTGRKKILVFKNGYHGGTLTFGANTALNLPHEFIIANYNDIPDTRAKLTSDIAAILVEPMQAAGGMIPADIPFLQFLRDEATRLQAVLIFDEVVTSRLCYGGLQERYGIVPDMTTLGKHFGGGFSFGAFGGKKKIMRLFKQGEEQSLFHTGTWNNNVFSMTAGVVAANLMSREALERANDLGDYLREGLRRIFEQRWCAWLDVVVSGIGSTVGVKFLGEKGDMIRDLYYFYQLEGGVYMAHRGSFAVNLVHQREHVDLVLEVTRKFCRSLSYM is encoded by the exons atggcctacCAGTCAGACGAATCCCTAGCCACAATTCTAAACAATTCCCTGAGCCATCACATTGAAATCTTCCGCGCTAGGAACTTAAAATCAGGCGCAGCCATTCAATCAGCTGAAAACAGTATCCCCAATGGCACCTCGCGCGGTGTGCTCTTTCACATCCCGCACCCACTCGTCTTCCGCGGCGGACATGGCTGCTATCTCACCTCACTAGACGGAGACGAATACGTAGACTTCGTCTCCGAATACACAGCAGGCATGTTCGGGCACTCGCATCCAGCCATCATTGAGGCCATGCAAACTGTCACGCAGCAAGGGTTCACGCTGGGCGCTGTTACCAGCAAAGAGGGTGAACTGGCGCAACTTCTTATCTCGCGGTTCCCAAGTATAGACGCAATCCGGTTCTGTAATTCGGGGACGGAGGCGAATATGTTTGCTTTGGGGGTTGCTGTCGCATTCacagggagaaagaag ATCCTCGTCTTCAAAAACGGCTATCACGGCGGCACGCTCACCTTCGGGGCTAACACCGCCCTCAACCTTCCCCACGAGTTTATCATCGCGAATTACAACGACATCCCGGATACCCGAGCAAAACTCACCTCCGACATTGCTGCCATCCTCGTGGAACCTATGCAGGCGGCAGGAGGGATGATCCCGGCTGACATCCCCTTTCTGCAATTCTTACGGGACGAAGCGACCCGGCTGCAGGCAGTACTCATCTTCGACGAAGTCGTCACATCACGACTCTGCTATGGCGGACTTCAGGAACGGTACGGTATTGTCCCGGATATGACGACTTTAGGGAAACACTTCGGCGGTGGGTTCTCGTTCGGTGCGTTtggcgggaagaagaaaattatGCGGTTGTTTAAGCAGGGAGAAGAGCAGTCTTTATTCCATACTGGGACGTGGAATAACAATGTGTTTTCAATGACGGCTGGTGTTGTAGCGGCTAATCTGATGAGTCGGGAGGCGCTGGAGCGGGCGAATGATCTGGGAGATTATTTGAGGGAAGGATTACGTCGCATATTTGAGCAAAGGTGGTGTGCTTGGCTTGATGTGGTCGTTAGTGGAATAGGGAGTACAGTGGGAGTGAAGTTtttgggggagaagggggacaTGATTCGGGATCTCTATTATTTCTATCAGTTGGAAGGGGGCGTGTATATGGCGCATCGGGGATCGTTTGCAGTCAATCTGGTGCATCAACGGGAGCATGTGGATTTGGTGCTGGAGGTGACGAGGAAGTTTTGTCGCTCGCTGTCGTACATGTAG
- a CDS encoding uncharacterized protein (COG:S;~EggNog:ENOG410PMWA;~TransMembrane:4 (i35-59o79-106i118-141o178-201i)) yields MAVIWGLDLHEMQWSKFKSSYMFTRIYHLRRTKMIVYQLAMIFCVCSESVGTAALSDYLDQQDEIQNQHPGIYVYNNDFIGAASYNIFVGIAVAFIFGGAFFFDLFWPERHESRSVRLAWKICAVIVSVMMLSSALTMTIITATGSARIDGTDASTARKFWEESMKKPALKYHTNPRAIASAVLAWPGWVFTTVSTVILFLSQRHDDQYGPKSAYGRQLGSAADTGESATTEDKVVNDV; encoded by the exons ATGGCCGTCATCTGGGGATTAGATCTCCATGAAATGCAATGGAGCAAATTCAAGAGCTCCTACATGTTCACACGCATATACCATCTTCGTCGCACAAAGATGATTGTTTACCAGCTGGCTATGATTTTCTGTGTTTGTTCGGAGTCGGTTGGGACGGCGGCGTTGTCTG ACTACCTCGACCAACAAGACGAAATTCAAAACCAACATCCCGGAATCTATGTCTACAACAACGACTTCATCGGCGCTGCATCATACAATATTTTCGTCGGAATCGCCGTCGCATTCATATTTGGTGGAgcgttcttcttcgattTATTCTGGCCGGAACGTCACGAAAGCCGCTCTGTCCGGTTGGCGTGGAAGATTTGTGCCGTGATTGTGTCGGTCATGATGCTGAGCTCGGCGTTGACGATGACG ATCATCACAGCGACGGGAAGTGCCCGCATCGATGGAACGGATGCGTCAACGGCCCGGAAGTTCTGGGAGGAGTCGATGAAGAAGCCTGCTTTGA AATATCATACGAACCCACGGGCGATCGCATCCGCTGTTCTGGCTTGGCCGGGATGGGTATTTACGACTGTTAG TACGGTTATCCTCTTCCTATCGCAGCGCCATGACGACCAGTATGGACCGAAGTCGGCCTACGGTCGGCAACTTGGTAGTGCTGCTGATACAGGGGAGAGTGCCACCACCGAGGACAAAGTCGTCAATGATGTTtaa
- a CDS encoding uncharacterized protein (COG:S;~EggNog:ENOG410Q1BH): protein MAKTLLSVVRLQRHLAARIIISTQEPTVSMNLLNLCTAAVVYRFTPSEWLRILQKHLAGAATNPFARKKGKAGGRGTDGEEGQLDEANEKSLFDHISNLRVGKALLFAPSSIVDDAIDEEGGYGLRRLGSEYLAIRVRQRITKDGRKSLLAV from the coding sequence ATGGCCAAAACGCTTCTCTCTGTCGTCCGCCTCCAGCGTCACCTCGCGGCCAGAATTATCATCTCAACCCAGGAACCTACGGTATCAATGAACCTGCTCAACCTCTGTACCGCAGCCGTTGTTTACCGGTTCACCCCCTCCGAGTGGTTGAGAATTCTGCAGAAGCATCTGGCGGGTGCGGCTACTAATCCTTTCGCTCGGAAGAAGGGTAAGGCTGGAGGTAGAGGCACtgatggcgaagaagggCAGCTCGACGAAGCAAACGAGAAATCCTTGTTTGACCACATTTCTAATCTTCGTGTGGGCAAAGCCTTGCTGTTTGCTCCGAGCTCCATTGTAGACGATGCgattgatgaagaaggcggcTACGGACTTCGCAGGCTGGGGTCGGAATATCTCGCCATCAGGGTCCGGCAGAGAATCACCAAAGATGGGCGTAAAAGTTTGCTTGCGGTTTGA